The DNA region TAAGGGAGTTTAAAGGCCAGAAGGATTTGGACAAGTACAAAGCCATTGATCAGCAGAACAAAACCCAGAAGGATCCGGGTCTGATCTATTCGGAGCAGGAGAAGGTCGGTGTCGACGGGCTTGAAATGATGTTCCAAGATGAGCTCCGCGGGAAGAACGGTTATATCAATATTCCGATCAGCCCGCAAAACATGGCCAACGGCGTACCGACGATGGTCCCGCCGCAAAAAGGCTATAATATCCACTCGACCATCCATAAGGACATTCAGCTCGCCGCGCAGCAGGCGATTATTGACCAGCTGAAATGGCTGCATACTAATCCCGTATCGGGTAAGCTGCATACGAATGCCAAGACGGGGTATGCGGTAGCCATGGAAGTGGACACAGGGAATGTTGTAGCCATGGCCAGCATTCCGGATTACGATCCGAATGTATGGGAGACCGGAACGGATGACTGGGATTCGGTCATGAGTCATTACCGTAACGGAACCATATGGCCATACAGCTCGGGACGCTCCGGCAACAATCTGGAGTCAACCGTCCTGCTCGGCTCCACGATCAAGCCGCTGAGCGTATTGATCGGACTGAATGAGCATTTATTCGGCCCGAACGACTATTATCCGGACCAAGGTGCCGCATACTTCGGTAAGGATAACTCGAGGGTCTTCAACTCCGGCCGAAAGGCGAATGGATCGATCAACGCGCGAAAAGCTCTTGAAAAATCCTCGAACGCCTTCATGGTCGATTGGGTCGGGGAGAAGCTGTTCAACAAGTACGGCTCAAAATCCGTCGAAGTGTGGGACGAATACATGAAGAAATTCGGGCTGGGCGTATCCACCGAATCCGGGCTGCCGAATGAGCATAAAGGCATTATCGAGTATATGAACATCGAGCAGGCGGGCAGTTATCTGGCAGCGATGGCTTACGCTTCCTTCGGCCAGTCCGGGAAGTATACGACGCTTCAATTAGCGCAATATGCCACCATGCTTGCAAATCAAGGCACAAGAATTAAACCTCAGCTTGCGAGCAAAATCGTGGACCAGAACGGCAAGGTAGTCAAGAAGTACGGACGTGAAGAGCTGAATCACGTCGAATTTCCGCAGCAGTACTGGAATGAAGTGATTCAAGGGATGAATACCCAGAATCTTCGGGCGTTTGAAGATTTTCCGTATGATTTTGCCCGTAAAACCGGTACGTCCGAGCAGGAGATTTATAAGAACGGACGTCGTGACATCGTAGACAACGGCGTGTTTATCGCCTTCGCTCCTCGGCAAAATCCGAAGCTGGCGGTTGCCGTCGTCATTCCGGAAGGCGGCTTCGGTTCCCAAAGTGCGGCGCCGGTGGCACGCAAGATTTTCGACGCGTACGACGAAATCTACGGTCTCGACGGAACGCCGCATCCGAAGAACAAGGATGAGCAGGAAGGCAACGGAGAATAGGCATAACGAAACAGAAGGCAGCGATCAAGCGATAAGGGCTTGGCTGCCTTCTTTCTGTTGGTCAAGAAATCCGGAACCAACAACGATTGGTAGGTACATTTTTTACGTAATTGCCCAATATCCGGATATGTACTGAGCTTTTAGAACAGCTATACGTGGGCGTCAGGGGCCTTGTCCGCAACGAGATTCAAGACAATGCCGAATTCAAGCAGCGCCTTCAACCCGCAGAGCACCATCGTATATCCTCCCATCGAATCGATGGCCTGGCGGGTAACGTCCGCATCCGTCCCTTCGAATCCGGAATGGATAATCGTCACGAAGGTGCCGTCCTCGCTCCGAGGCAAGAACTGCCATTCCGTCGTCGTGCCGTCCGACGATTGGATAACAATTCGGCGGTTGGCCTCCAGGTCCTTGACGAGGATGGTATCCGATACGCCGTACATTTCCCAGTCCCAA from Paenibacillus ihbetae includes:
- a CDS encoding peptidoglycan D,D-transpeptidase FtsI family protein; amino-acid sequence: MRGFRPDKRKQDEGDAGSQFNLRVNLFFFSTFIIFCVIIIRLAILQFVEGPELKEMETGGQIKDFPLQPIRGSILDASGTPIAYSTPSQALYLTLMKDYSNSDRGKENRPEIEKLAQEMVDVFNRYGDPKAEKMTVEDVIKAMDLNFNKQPGYEPRRIKANLSSKEVAYFMEHKSQYPGVEIVEESERKYSEDRIAVQTIGYLREFKGQKDLDKYKAIDQQNKTQKDPGLIYSEQEKVGVDGLEMMFQDELRGKNGYINIPISPQNMANGVPTMVPPQKGYNIHSTIHKDIQLAAQQAIIDQLKWLHTNPVSGKLHTNAKTGYAVAMEVDTGNVVAMASIPDYDPNVWETGTDDWDSVMSHYRNGTIWPYSSGRSGNNLESTVLLGSTIKPLSVLIGLNEHLFGPNDYYPDQGAAYFGKDNSRVFNSGRKANGSINARKALEKSSNAFMVDWVGEKLFNKYGSKSVEVWDEYMKKFGLGVSTESGLPNEHKGIIEYMNIEQAGSYLAAMAYASFGQSGKYTTLQLAQYATMLANQGTRIKPQLASKIVDQNGKVVKKYGREELNHVEFPQQYWNEVIQGMNTQNLRAFEDFPYDFARKTGTSEQEIYKNGRRDIVDNGVFIAFAPRQNPKLAVAVVIPEGGFGSQSAAPVARKIFDAYDEIYGLDGTPHPKNKDEQEGNGE
- a CDS encoding SRPBCC family protein, with the translated sequence MKSPLSSSVTVQAEMLIRRPDSEVFEAFVDPDVTTKFWFTRSTGKLEAGKEIRWDWEMYGVSDTILVKDLEANRRIVIQSSDGTTTEWQFLPRSEDGTFVTIIHSGFEGTDADVTRQAIDSMGGYTMVLCGLKALLEFGIVLNLVADKAPDAHV